The following are encoded together in the Cryptococcus neoformans var. neoformans JEC21 chromosome 9 sequence genome:
- a CDS encoding expressed protein, with amino-acid sequence MTIRRLLTSLAAHQPSGSQSASRLIPPYSHVYSATAPSTLRPPYSYSASPAQGLPLGAHEVRGRSLKAKVKYEIYHREGKVDGWSAWAENVLGNEEQRREVEAAWVDILAGLESIKSSGNQIPQIAFHSLAGHLASESTVDAIRNVGAVVIRDVVPDAEAIGWAREILQAINDAGERGIYWNPALIAARANTSVLSANAQLARSLLGQEVYIQAETVREGIAPFRTTPSPYNPWSCPRALLAHLTLTPTMSSPTGAAPQPTRLPPSVHAATYTLLRPLFRPLKSKIAFYDSSSYLDPANWVLDPTISHRPSPAPDFPHLAGTEVVLPELLPGDVLFHHTALPFSTQPVGQIFLPINPVEKKGNEAWIARQREAFEKGVPPPGASEVGDDLCVVESKGKRSDISSRAGREAMGYGY; translated from the exons ATGACAATTCGCCGACTTCTTACTTCTCTTGCGGCCCACCAGCCTTCGGGTTCTCAGTCTGCTTCGCGACTTATCCCTCCTTACTCTCATGTCTACTCCGCTACAGCCCCTTCAACCCTTCGTCCCCCTTACTCTTACTCTGCCTCTCCAGCACAAGGTTTGCCTCTTGGTGCTCATGAAGTAAGGGGTCGCTCTCTCAAGGCCAAGGTCAAGTACGAGATTTACCACCGTGAAGGCAAGGTCGATGGATGGAGTGCTTGGGCAGAGAACGTGCTTGGCAATGAAGAACAGAGAAGGGAAGTGGAAGCTGCTTGGGTCGACATTCTTGCTGGATTGGAAAGCATCAAGTCTTCGGGA AACCAAATCCCCCAAATCGCTTTCCACTCTTTGGCAGGTCATCTCGCATCTGAGTCTACGGTCGATGCCATCCGTAATGTTGGTGCTGTAGTCATCCGCGATGTCGTCCCTGACGCCGAAGCTATCGGATGGGCTCGAGAGATCTTGCAGGCGATCAATGACGCTGGTGAACGAG GCATATACTGGAATCCCGCTCTTATCGCTGCCAGAGCCAACACTTCAGTCCTCTCTGCCAACGCCCAGCTCGCACGTTCGCTTCTAGGTCAGGAAGTTTACATTCAAGCCGAAACCGTCCGTGAAGGTATTGCTCCCTTCCGCACCACCCCCTCTCCTTACAACCCTTGGTCTTGCCCTCGAGCTCTACTTGCTCACCTTACTCTTACCCCTACCATGTCCTCTCCTACCGGTGCTGCTCCCCAGCCAACCCGCTTACCACCCTCCGTTCACGCTGCCACTTacaccctcctccgccctctcttccgccCGCTCAAGTCCAAGATTGCATTTTACGACTCCTCCTCTTACCTCGACCCTGCCAATTGGGTTCTTGACCCTACCATCTCTCACCGCCCTTCGCCGGCACCTGACTTCCCTCATTTGGCGGGCACAGAGGTCGTTCTTCCCGAGCTCTTGCCGGGTGACGTCTTGTTCCACCACACTGCGCTGCCATTTTCCACCCAGCCTGTTGGACAGATATTCCTCCCCATCAATCCggtggaaaagaagggcaaCGAAGCGTGGATCGCGAGACAACGCGAGGCGTTTGAGAAGGGtgttcctcctcctgggGCGAGCGAGGTAGGGGATGATTTGTGTGTGGTAGAAtccaagggcaagaggTCCGACATTAGTAGTCGGGCTGGTAGGGAAGCCATGGGTTACGGGTACTAG
- a CDS encoding expressed protein — MLPTHSPLSPVSTYPPSFPQLISPRTSQSLPSSQPPHRPPALPQNLSQRSWRRKRKRFTLTTFQSFLYHSSFWLCIVIEMALLVGAAWGLGEQAWHTGPQQGWNVVVLSAAYAVFLIISVTHSWSRYLSVKQIMKTMPKPYIPIKPDDLPEKVSRHITTEYSRTAVISHISQATQGEQDGWGRPNTKWEARWLRGYILGTVGVMKEALGAKDGPPLSLEPFYEAADRVNDSGGVRLLVNSWAKYVEKARYGKKEPNEREAGAVERLVEIVVLTMEIKRRKKENG, encoded by the exons ATGCTCCCTACGCATTCCCCCCTCTCTCCAGTATCTACctatcctccttcattcccaCAGCTCATATCTCCGCGGAcatctcaatctcttccttccagtCAACCACCTCACCGCCCGCCTGCTCTGCCTCAAAATCTAAGTCAGCGATCTTGGCGGCGAAAACGAAAGAGATTCACCCTTACAACATTCCAATCTTTTCTTTATCACTCATCCTTTTGGCTATGTATCGTCATCGAGATGGCTTTGCTTGTGGGGGCGGCCTGGGGTCTAGGTGAACAGGCATGGCATACTGGTCCACAACAAGGATGGAATGTTGTAGTGTTGTCTGCAGCTTATGCTGTATTT TTGATCATATCAGTAACTCATTCTTGGTCCCGGTATCTGAGTGTCAAGCAGATCATGAAGACGATGCCTAAGCCGTACATACCAATCAAGCCCGACGATCTCCCCGAGAAAGTATCTCGCCATATAACCACAGAATACTCTCGCACAGCGGTGATTTCCCATATATCTCAAGCAACCCAAGGAGAGCAAGACGGCTGGGGTCGACCCAACACAAAGTGGGAGGCGAGATGGTTGAGAGGATACATCTTGGGAACAGTAGGGGTGATGAAGGAAGCTCTAGGAGCCAAAGATGGACCGCCTCTGAGTTTGGAGCCATTTTACGAAGCTGCGGATAGAGTGAATGACTCAGGTGGCGTGAGGTTGTTAGTGAATTCATGGGCGAAGTACGTAGAGAAAGCGAGGtatgggaagaaagagcCAAATGAAAGAGAGGCCGGGGCAGTGGAGAGACTTGTTGAGATTGTTGTACTGAC CATGGAGATTAAACGGCGCAAGAAAGAGAATGGATGA
- a CDS encoding ATPase, putative, translating into MSNSNFLDKAIALVQKAIDEDVKQNYAEAYKQYQDALDYFMMAMKYEKNDKLKELIRKKFTEYLDRAEKLKEHIAKSEEKRSKAKVSATGAAGGSTAGGPDVKGDDGDDPEIKKMRQGLQGAILSESPNVKWEDVAGLAQAKESLKEAVILPIKFPQLFTGKRTPWRGILLYGPPGTGKSYLAKAVATEAKSTFFSVSSSDLVSKWMGESERLVKQLFQMAREQKPAIIFIDEIDSLTGARGEGESEASRRIKTEFLVQMNGVGNEETGVLVLGATNIPWQLDPAIKRRFEKRIYIPLPDIQARRRMFEINVGSTPHGLTPADFTHLAEQTEGYSGSDIAVIVRDALMQPVRKVLSATHFKEVEVDTPEGPQIKLTPCSPGATNAIEKTWTDIESSELLEPLLGLKDFEKAIAVNRPTVSAKDIEKHIRFTDESGGEGA; encoded by the exons ATGAGTAACTCGAATTTCCTAGAC AAAGCGATAGCTCTTGTGCAGAAAGCTATCGACGAAGATGTGAAGCAGAACTATGCG GAAGCATACAAACAGTACCAGGATGCCCTCGATTATTTTATGATG GCCATGAAAT ATGAGAAAAATGATAAGCTCAAGGAACTCATCCGCAAGAAATTTACCGAATACCTTGATCGAGCTGAGAAACTCAAGGAGCACATTGCCAAATCTGAAGAGAAACGGTCGAAAGCGAAAGTGTCTGCCACCGGTGCAGCTGGCGGTTCTACTGCCGGAGGACCTGACGTTAAGGGTGACGACGGTGATGACCCGGAGATCAAAAAAATGAGGCAGGGATTGCAGGGGGCTATTCTTAGTGAGAGTCCGAATGTTAAATGGGAGGACGTTGCGGGTTTGGCCCAAGCGAAGGAGTCGTTGAAAGAGGCCGTAATCTTGCCGATCAAATTCCCTCAGTTATTCACTGGTAAGAGGACTCCTTGGCGAGGTATTTTGCTATACGGACCTCCGGGAACGGGTAAGAGTTATTTGGCAAAGGCGGTTGCTACAGAAGCGAAGAGTACATTCTTCTCCGTGTCAAGTAGTGATCTGGTTTCTAAGTGGATGGGTGAAAGTGAACG TTTAGTCAAGCAGCTTTTCCAAATGGCACGTGAACAAAAGCCggccatcatcttcatcgacgAAATTGATTCTCTCACGGGTGCAAGGGGCGAAGGGGAATCTGAAGCTTCGAGACGTATCAAGACGGAGTTTTTGGTTCAGATGAACGGAGTGGGGAATGAAGAAACAGGTGTTCTTGTGTTGGGTGCTACCAACATTCCTTGGCAGCTTGATCCTGCAATCAAGCGAAG GTTTGAGAAGCGAATATACATTCCTCTCCCCGACATTCAGGCCCGTCGTAGGATGTTCGAAATCAATGTCGGCTCCACACCTCACGGTCTCACACCCGCCGACTTCACCCACCTCGCTGAGCAAACCGAGGGGTACTCTGGAAGTGATATTGCTGTGATTGTGAGAGATGCCTTGATGCAACCTGTCAGGAAAGTGCTCTCGGCTACTCATTTCAAAGAG GTGGAAGTCGATACCCCCGAAGGCCCACAAATAAAACTCACACCTTGCTCTCCTGGTGCTACTAACGCTATTGAGAAGACTTGGACAGACATCGAGTCATCTGAATTGCTTGAGCCTCTTTTAGGCCTAAAGGACTTTGAGAAGGCAATCGCAGTGAACAGGCCGACGGTGTCAGCGAAGGATATCGAAAAGCATATACGATTCACGGACGAGAGCG gaggagaaggggcaTAA
- a CDS encoding expressed protein translates to MFSSTTPLFVAAMALALPATAGTIFTKSNAAMTFYYDVSEGTSSSEACGSSADDPVQSGWATSSGINGGIPYCERSRGYSLKEIDTNNIVAFNSALVAANPAKWCGREVKIYNADGGEFAYSGGSLYIWDGCDACSSSDSGILDLSAPTFVELKGGTCAGNNPTGLTYEVLDNYIVNPSVGLGSGYSEEVGSDDMGVGSTTAAASGSAVAVTSASRPVVTSAQSEVVISAQQTATATAILSLQYSYSSVVQGTDISPFSTDEIALVAVETDANSAGSSALDAVETSAAATSTGTACGDSTCAFGAWQCSGLELQICNYLTIDSLGWETIETCGATCLITNSGSVDCE, encoded by the exons ATGTTCTCGTCTACCACTCCTCTTTTCGTCGCCGCGATGgctctcgctcttcctgCTACGGCCGGAACTATTTTTACCAAGTCCAACGCTGCGATGACTTT CTATTATGACGTTTCCGAAGGCACCTCTAGTTCCGAGGCTTGCGGTTCCTCGGCCGATGATCCCGTTCAATCTGGTTGGGCTACAAGTTCTGGTATCAATGGGGGTATTCCATACTGCGAAAGGAGCCGTGGCTACTCCCTGAAAGAGATCGATACCAATAACATTGTCG CCTTCAACTCGGCTTTAGTTGCGGCTAATCCAGCTAAATGGTGTGGCCGGGAGGTTAAGATTTACAACGCCGATGGTGGTGAATTCGCATACAGCGGAGGTAGTCTCTATATATGGGATGGCTGTGATGCTTGCTCTAGCTCCGACTCAGGTATTCTTGACCTTTCTG CTCCCACATTTGTGGAACTCAAGGGCGGTACTTGTGCCGGTAACAACCCTACAGGCTTGACCTACGAAGTCTTGGATAACTACATAGTTAATCCCTCTGTCGGTCTTGGGTCTGGTTACTCTGAAGAGGTAGGCAGTGATGACATGGGCGTAGGTTCTACCACCGCCGCAGCCTCTGGCTCTGCCGTAGCTGTTACTTCTGCCTCTCGTCCCGTCGTCACATCTGCTCAATCCGAAGTTGTGATTTCTGCCCAGCAAACAGccaccgccaccgccaTTCTCAGTCTCCAATACTCATACTCCTCTGTGGTTCAAGGCACTGACATCAGCCCTTTTTCTACGGATGAGATCGCCCTAGTGGCTGTGGAGACGGATGCTAATAGCGCGGGAAGCAGTGCCCTTGATGCAGTAGAGACGTCCGCAGCTGCTACCTCAACAGGTACGGCATGTGGGGATAGTACCTGTGCGTTTGGTGCTTGGCAATGTTCAGGCTTAGAGCTGCAGATCTGCAACTATCTCACGATCGATTCACTTG GCTGGGAGACGATTGAAACCTGTGGCGCAACTTGTTTGATTACGAATAGCGGTTCTGTCGATTGCGAGTAA
- a CDS encoding expressed protein, with amino-acid sequence MAKYTLYQLIGKAEHPDGRVISPHVWKTKLDLAYFDQEVKAEGKTFPQIRGELVETTKNSAVTVPTIVDDEGLVITDSWKIAEYLEAEHGSAEKSVFGGQVGKEFAKFVEIWSNTTLANEFRPLIAPAIFEHFDEPSKNYFIKSKFGDDLSRFEAHKSKFSDPSNLNAQLAAARTRLNVIETLLGYKKEKGEPLWLSGKPSHADFCLFGWYAASRINPAVERGVWRHEENPLVGEWLDLILGSGLVDQTQLN; translated from the exons ATGGCCAAATACACTCTTTACCAACTTATTGGCAAGGCGGAGCATCCTGATGGCCGAGTCATCTCTCCTCACGTTTGGAAAACCAAACTTGATTTAGC CTACTTTGACCAggaagtcaaagctgaGGGGAAGACTTTCCCTCAAATCCGAGGAGAACTCGTCGAAACTACCAAGAATTCTGCGGTGACCGTCCCCACTATCGTTGACGACGAAGGTCTTGTCATTACCGACTCTTGGAAAATTGCTGAATAC CTTGAAGCCGAGCATGGATCTGCTGAGAAGTCTGTCTTCGGCGGACAAGTTGGCAAGGAGTTTGCCAAGTTCGTTGAGATCTGGAGCAACACTACTCTTGCCAATGAATTCCGACCTCTGATCGCTCCTGCC ATCTTTGAGCACTTTGACGAACCTTCTAAAAACTACTTTATCAAGTCCAAGTTCGGAGACGACCTTTCTCGCTTCGAAGCGCATAAATCCAAATTCTCCGATCCCAGCAATCTCAACGCCCAGCTCGCTGCCGCCCGTACCCGATTAAATGTCATCGAGACTCTATTGGGCTacaaaaaagagaaaggagagcCTCTCTGGTTGTCCGGTAAACCTTCTCATGCTGATTTCTGCTTGTTTGGCTGGTATGCCGCTTCAAGGATCAACCCCGCTGTCGAGAGGGGTGTTTGGAGGCATGAGGAAAACCCATTGGTTGGGGAGTGGCTGGACTTGATCTTGGGAAGCGGTTTAGTGGACCAGACCCAACTCAACTAA
- a CDS encoding G-protein alpha-subunit, with protein sequence MGGCMSTPEAPKKTAETKQVPSTSTSSRPPQASTSATATAAGAGTSAANGTANGIKGDTTATNRVGTSGGQGLAAALASTEPPGAQDSKGNKDRSNQIDRQLEDDQKKFRKECKILLLGSGESGKSTIVKQMKIIHQNGYSKDELLSFRGVIYKNVLDSAQALIMAMRKIGVDPEDANNRSYADRILEYRMDAGLDAVIPSEILYNIESLWHDPVIPSVMDRSSEFYLMDSATYFFANIRKIAGPDYVPDEADVLRARTKTTGISETRFNMGQLSIHMFDVGGQRSERKKWIHCFEAVTSIIFCVALSEYDQVLLEESGQNRMQESLVLFESVINSRWFLRTSVILFLNKIDLFKQKLPKVPLVQYFPEYTGGADINKAAKYILWRFTQTNRARLSVYPHLTQATDTSNIRLVFAAVKETILQNALRDSGIL encoded by the exons ATGGGCGGCTGTATGTCTACTCCAGAAGCCCCTAAGAAGACCGCAGAGACCAAGCAAGTCCCTTCAACCTCTACCTCTTCCCGCCCACCACAAGCCTCAACATCAGCTACAGCCACAGCTGCTGGTGCTGGTACATCGGCCGCCAATGGGACAGCAAACGGTATAAAGGGCGAcacaacagcaacaaatAGGGTAGGAACGAGTGGGGGACAGGGGCTAGCAGCTGCTCTGGCATCTACAGAACCACCAGGAGCACAGGATTCAAAAGGGAATAAAGATAGGAGTAATCAAATAGACAGGCAACTGGAAGATGACCAGAAGAAGTTTAGAAAGGAGTGTAAGATTCTACTGCTAG GATCCGGTGAATCTGGAAAATCTACAATCGTCAAACAGATGAAGATTATCCACCAAAATGGTTACTCTAAAGACGAACTGCTCTCTTTCAGAGGAGTCATCTATAAAAACGTCCTTGACTCTGCCCAGGCGTTGATTATGGCTATGAGAAAGATTGGTGTGGACCCTGAAGACGCCAACAACAGA TCATATGCCGATCGTATCCTTGAATACCGCATGGATGCCGGTCTCGATGCTGTAATCCCCTCAGAAATCCTGTACAACATCGAATCACTCTGGCACGATCCTGTCATTCCCTCTGTCATGGATCGTAGCTCAGAGTTCTACCTTATGGACTCTGCAACTTACTTTTTCGCCAACATCAGAAAGATCGCAGGGCCCGATTATGTGCCTGATGAAGCCGATGTTCTGAGAGcgaggacgaagacgacTGGTATTAGTGAGACGCGATTTAACATGGGACAGTTGAGCATTCACATGTTCGATGTGGGTGGACAGAGAagcgagaggaagaagtggatTCATT GTTTCGAGGCGGTCACTTCTATTATCTTCTGTGTTGCATTGTCAGAGTACGATCAAGTATTGCTGGAAGAGTCAGGGCAG AACCGAATGCAAGAATCGCTGGTTCTCTTCGAGTCTGTGATTAACTCAAGATGGTTCCTGCGAACAtccgtcatcctcttcctcaataAGATAGACTTGTTCAAGCAAAAATTACCAAAGGTCCCGCTTGTGCAGTATTTCCCTGAATACACCG GCGGAGCGGATATCAACAAGGCTGCCAAGTATATCTTGTGGAGATTCACCCAGACCAATCGAGCGAGGTTATCGGTGTATCCCCATCTCACCCAAGCGACTGATACGTCAAAC ATTCGATTGGTATTTGCAGCTGTTAAAGAAACTATCCTCCAGAACGCTCTACGCGACTCTGGTATCTTATAA